From the Daucus carota subsp. sativus chromosome 8, DH1 v3.0, whole genome shotgun sequence genome, one window contains:
- the LOC108197214 gene encoding PLASMODESMATA CALLOSE-BINDING PROTEIN 3 — MGAPLQLLVQILMTLQLARAATMTGSWCVARSDASDDALQAALDYACASGADCNPIQPSGLCFLPNTIQAHASYAFNSFFQRKSMAPGSCDFSATATVAKTDPSYGSCVYPSSSSTAGGTLPPATDTTTPTAVPLADVPPPPLGTSPTFGTTGMNPGAPLPDAPPSVASAESSVTRMLIHLSFSLILLFVF; from the exons ATGGGTGCACCACTCCAGCTGCTGGTCCAAATCTTGATGACCCTCCAGCTAGCCAGGGCTGCCACAATGACCGGCAGCTGGTGCGTGGCTCGGAGCGACGCTAGTGATGATGCATTGCAGGCTGCTCTGGATTATGCATGCGCTTCTGGAGCTGATTGCAATCCTATTCAGCCCTCTGGGCTCTGTTTTTTGCCTAATACTATCCAGGCTCATGCTTCTTATGCTTTTAATAGCTTCTTTCAGAGGAAGTCTATGGCTCCTGGCTCCTGTGACTTCTCTGCTACTGCCACCGTTGCCAAAACTGACCCCA gtTATGGATCTTGTGTGTATCCATCTTCATCAAG CACAGCTGGAGGGACACTTCCACCCGCAACTGATACAACTACACCAACTGCAGTTCCCCTCGCAGACGTACCACCACCACCACTTGGCACTTCACCAACTTTTGGAACTACGGGAATGAACCCAGGTGCACCGTTACCTGATGCCCCACCTTCTGTGGCTTCAGCGGAGTCGTCAGTAACAAGAATGTTGATTCATCTTTCTTTCTCTCTAATTCTCTTGTTTGTGTTTTAA
- the LOC108199575 gene encoding ubiquitin carboxyl-terminal hydrolase 2: MGKKVKKKARAGNKEKRVAKSATASEKAAPANDTPVLETEAVDAVVPAVEDRRICPHFDKGFNLVKVSLKLGSPGPLKCEDCREESYDRRASKAKGKGKKKGSGSVDSNSGEKAIWMCLECGHFSCGGLGFPTTPQSHAVRHARQNRHHLAIQFKNTQLRWCFPCSTLIPVGNLEENGHTKDVLFDIVKLMKVRPTEGASIDVEDVWFGSGSVLSDIKTENATLNNIYAGGGYKVRGLTNLGNTCFFNSVLQNLLAMQKLRDHFLQMEESIGPLTVSLKKLFVEIYSGSGVRNVITPKALLGCVCAKAPQFRGFQQHDSHELLRCLLDGLCTEESSARKQAKSLNEDGTSPNVAPTFVDAIFGGMLCSTVTCLKCSHSSIVHEPFLDLSLPIPSKRPPSKKAKPVTQPKKTKLPPKRSQRIRSKVNRNADPVHRSSTPSVEDITPSAVVSTSEFTGQVVSGNESNSVLENNSATQESNNLLHKNVVEKTVPADDDASWLDYLEPDTVSSDYELAAQDQNMDAGNEDASENIVSLQNVGSSMVMESSNQDPLPCTEQTEPLGDSFASMDYLNTDGVSNDPTVDSHSNDISSVPDSVIKHATMNGEIPKHDSEFSDLILPEDSSRKMDWGENSWEDEPLLQVQSSEVLLLPYKEDTSTADGASNSIAGISPSPVADEQDSMDFGGFGDLFNEPEVVEGPVMGPMNRNEVVGTGTSFGNSSGSDLDEIDNSDAPISVERCVSFFTKPELLLKDEHAWHCENCSKIVLEQRKLKKADKLRSNVLLNGDAARVQDPLLCSGQLEPLPIGSKNHCNGNNKREVLDALSEKLTSSNGSIDGELNDTTESNQKCDEHLPVDPLLEEEKYKISVALQKLTINGENSNDSFNINESVGAGCYPVSAQQSKLDSPPGERESGSEDVEVDSESIKVKRDATKRILIDRAPPILTIHLKRFSQDARGRISKLQGHVDFSDMVDLGPYMHPRSAEKRSCIYRLLGVVEHLGTIRGGHYVAYIRGGLKSMETEKANSGDYTWYHASDTYIRQVSFEEVLRCEAYILFYEEI, encoded by the exons ATGGGAAAAAAGGTCAAGAAGAAGGCTAGAGCTGGAAACAAGGAGAAGCGAGTTGCAAAATCAGCTACTGCTTCTGAAAAAGCTGCTCCTGCAAATGATACTCCAGTCCTTGAGACTGAGGCTGTGGATGCTGTAGTGCCAGCTGTGGAAGATAGACGTATATGTCCTCACTTTGACAAGGGTTTTAATTTGGTTAAAGTGTCCCTTAAATTAGGATCACCAGGTCCATTGAAATGTGAGGATTGTAGAGAAGAATCTTATGACAGGCGAGCAAGTAAGGCAAAAGGTAAAGGAAAGAAAAAAGGTAGCGGTTCAGTGGATTCAAATTCAGGGGAAAAGGCGATTTGGATGTGTTTGGAATGTGGCCATTTTTCATGTGGAGGGCTCGGTTTCCCAACAACGCCTCAAAGTCATGCGGTTCGTCATGCCAGACAAAACAGGCATCATTTGGCTATTCAATTTAAAAATACTCAACTCCGGTGGTGCTTTCCTTGTAGTACGTTGATTCCAGTTGGAAATTTAGAAGAGAATGGTCACACAAAAGATGTTCTGTTTGACATTGTAAAACTGATGAAGGTGCGCCCTACTGAAGGAGCATCTATTGATGTTGAGGATGTATGGTTCGGAAGTGGCAGTGTTTTAAGTGATATCAAGACAGAAAATGctacattaaataatatatatgccGGAGGTGGTTATAAGGTCAGAGGATTAACAAATTTAGGAAACACTTGTTTCTTTAACTCGGTATTGCAAAATCTTCTTGCCATGCAGAAATTGCGGGATCATTTCTTACAAATGGAGGAGTCAATTGGCCCACTTACTGTGTCTCTAAAGAAGCTTTTTGTTGAAATATATTCGGGCTCTGGAGTAAGGAACGTAATTACTCCTAAAGCCTTGTTAGGTTGTGTTTGTGCAAAGGCTCCTCAATTTAGAGGATTTCAGCAACATGATAGTCATGAGTTACTTCGTTGTTTGCTGGATGGTTTGTGTACTGAAGAGTCAAGTGCAAGAAAGCAAGCCAAATCTTTAAATGAAGATGGGACGTCTCCGAATGTTGCTCCTACGTTTGTGGATGCTATATTTGGTGGGATGCTTTGTAGTACTGTTACTTGTTTAAAATGTTCACACTCCTCAATAGTTCATGAGCCGTTTTTAGATCTCTCACTGCCTATACCAAGTAAAAGACCTCCATCCAAAAAGGCTAAACCAGTTACTCAACCCAAAAAAACAAAGCTTCCTCCAAAACGTAGTCAAAGAATTCGTTCAAAAGTTAACAGAAATGCAGATCCAGTACATCGAAGTAGCACACCCAGTGTGGAGGATATCACGCCTTCTGCAGTGGTTTCTACATCAGAATTTACAGGCCAAGTTGTTTCTGGTAATGAGAGTAATTCAGTTTTAGAGAATAATTCCGCTACGCAAGAATCTAATAATTTGTTGCACAAGAATGTTGTGGAGAAAACTGTACCTGCAGACGATGATGCATCATGGTTGGATTACCTTGAGCCAGACACAGTGTCCAGTGATTATGAATTGGCTGCACAGGACCAGAATATGGATGCTGGTAATGAGGATGCTTCTGAGAATATTGTATCATTGCAAAATGTTGGTAGTTCAATGGTTATGGAATCTAGTAATCAGGATCCTTTACCTTGTACGGAACAAACAGAACCTTTGGGAGATAGCTTTGCATCTATGGATTACCTTAATACAGATGGTGTATCCAACGATCCTACTGTGGATTCCCACAGCAATGATATATCATCAGTGCCAGATTCTGTCATCAAGCATGCTACTATGAATGGTGAAATTCCAAAGCATGACTCAGAATTTAGTGATTTGATTTTGCCTGAAGATTCCAGCAGGAAAATGGATTGGGGAGAAAATTCATGGGAAGATGAGCCCCTTTTGCAGGTTCAAAGTTCAGAAGTATTGTTACTTCCTTACAAAGAAGACACATCAACTGCTGATGGTGCATCAAATAGCATAGCTGGAATCTCACCATCACCTGTTGCTGATGAACAAGATTCCATGGACTTCGGCGGATTTGGAGATCTATTTAATGAACCTGAAGTTGTTGAAGGTCCCGTTATGGGGCCTATGAACAGAAATGAAGTTGTAGGAACTGGTACTAGTTTCGGAAATAGCAGTGGGTCTGATCTAGATGAGATTGATAATTCTGATGCTCCAATATCAGTGGAGAGGTGTGTGTCTTTCTTTACAAAGCCAGAGCTACTTTTGAAAGATGAACATGCATGGCATTGCGAAAATTGTTCCAAAATTGTACTAGAACAAAGAAAATTAAAGAAGGCTGATAAATTAAGATCAAATGTTTTGCTGAATGGAGATGCGGCGAGAGTTCAGGATCCTCTTTTATGTTCTGGACAGTTGGAACCTCTTCCTATAGGCAGCAAGAACCACTGTAATGGAAATAACAAAAGGGAAGTACTTGATGCTCTTAGTGAAAAGTTGACTTCAAGCAATGGAAGTATTGATGGTGAATTGAACGACACAACTGAAAGTAATCAGAAGTGTGATGAGCATCTTCCAGTAGATCCCCTGTTggaagaagaaaaatataagatCAGTGTTGCACTCCAAAAGCTCACAATTAATGGGGAGAATTCAAATGACTCTTTCAACATTAATGAATCTGTTGGTGCTGGATGTTACCCTGTTAGTGCCCAACAAAGTAAACTTGATTCCCCGCCTGGGGAACGGGAGTCAGGTAGTGAGGATGTGGAGGTGGATTCAGAAAGCATCAAGGTGAAGAGAGATGCAACAAAAAGGATTCTGATTGACAGGGCCCCTCCGATCTTGACCATTCATCTAAAGAGGTTCAGTCAGGATGCTCGTGGTCGCATTAGTAAATTGCAAGGTCACGTGGATTTTAGCGATATGGTTGATCTAGGACCATACATGCATCCCAG GTCAGCTGAAAAAAGAAGCTGCATCTATCGTCTGCTTGGAGTGGTCGAGCATCTGGGGACGATTAGAGGAGGCCACTATGTAGCATACATAAGAGGAGGCTTAAAGAGTATGGAAACCGAGAAAGCAAATAGTGGCGATTATACTTGGTATCATGCCAGCGATACATATATTCGCCAGGTTTCATTTGAAGAAGTTCTAAGGTGTGAGGCATATATCTTGTTCTACGAAGAAATTTGA
- the LOC108197213 gene encoding purple acid phosphatase 15 yields the protein MLFSRLKMRFFKDFLLLIILELAVAKFALGEIPTTLDGPFDPVSIPLDDTFRGHAVDLPDSDERLKRTVHGFEPEQISVSLSSTHDSVSISWITGEFQIGDDIKPLDPKSVASVVHYGRVSFVLNKKAMGHSLIYSQLYPFEGLKNYTSGIIHHVKLTGLKPQTRYYYKCGDPYMAAMSKVLSFVTMPASGPQSYPGRIAIMGDLGLTYNSTSTVDHMKSNNPDLVLLVGDVSYANLYPTNGTGSDCYSCSFSDTPIHETYQPRWDYWGRYMQPLISRVPVMVVEGNHEIELQAGNLTFAAYSSRFAFPSRESKSASTMYYSFNAGGIHFLMLGSYAPYNKSDPQYKWLRRDLAKVDREETPWLVALWHAPWYSSYKPHYREAECMKVAMEEMLYKAGVDIVFNGHVHAYERSNRVYNYALDPCGPVYITVGDGGNREKMAIKHADEPGNCPDPSKSPDEFMGGFCAYNFTSGPAAGKFCWDRQPEYSAYRESSFGHGILEVKNETHALWTWHRNQDMYDEAGDQIYIVRQPDRCLVE from the exons ATGCTCTTTTCGAGGCTTAAGATGAGGTTCTTTAAGGATTTTTTGTTGCTGATCATACTGGAACTTGCAGTAGCAAAATTTGCTCTAGGAGAAATTCCAACAACCCTTGATGGACCATTTGATCCGGTCAGTATTCCGCTGGATGACACTTTTCGAGGGCATGCTGTAGATTTGCCAGACTCTGATGAGAGGCTAAAGAGGACTGTTCATGGCTTTGAGCCTGAGCAAATCTCTGTTTCCCTCTCCTCTACTCATGATTCTGTTTCCATTTCATGGATTACAG GTGAATTCCAAATTGGAGATGATATCAAGCCTTTGGATCCAAAAAGTGTAGCAAGTGTAGTTCATTATGGGAGGGTGAGTTTTGTGTTGAATAAAAAAGCTATGGGGCACTCTCTTATTTACAGTCAACTTTATCCCTTTGAAGGCCTAAAGAATTATACTTCTGGTATCATACACCATGTAAAGCTTACAG GATTAAAGCCACAAACAAGATACTATTACAAATGTGGAGACCCTTACATGGCAGCAATGAGCAAAGTCTTGAGTTTTGTGACTATGCCTGCATCTGGTCCTCAGAGTTATCCAGGCAGGATTGCTATAATGGGGGACCTTGGTCTCACATATAATTCTACTTCTACAGTTGATCATATGAAAAGCAACAACCCTGATCTTGTTCTCTTGGTTGGAGATGTATCCTATGCTAATCTTTATCCGACAAACGGAACAGGTTCTGACTGTTATTCGTGCTCGTTCTCTGACACTCCTATACACGAGACGTATCAGCCTCGATGGGATTACTGGGGAAG GTATATGCAGCCTCTGATTTCTAGAGTTCCGGTGATGGTTGTGGAAGGGAATCATGAGATAGAACTGCAAGCTGGAAATCTGACATTTGCAGCTTACAGTTCTAGATTTGCTTTTCCTTCTCGCGAAAGCAAATCTGCATCGACGATGTATTATTCGTTCAATGCTGGTGGAATACATTTCCTGATGCTTGGCTCCTATGCTCCGTATAATAAATCAG ATCCTCAGTACAAGTGGTTGAGACGAGATCTGGCTAAAGTCGACAGAGAAGAGACTCCATGGCTTGTAGCTCTGTGGCATGCACCCTGGTACAGCAGCTACAAACCACATTACAGAGAAGCTGAGTGTATGAAGGTTGCGATGGAAGAAATGTTATACAAAGCTGGAGTCGACATAGTTTTCAATGGTCAT GTTCATGCCTATGAAAGATCAAACAGAGTATACAACTACGCTCTAGATCCCTGCGGTCCAGTTTATATAACAGTAGGAGATGGTGGAAACAGAGAGAAAATGGCAATCAAACATGCCGATGAGCCTGGTAACTGTCCAGACCCATCTAAAAGTCCAGACGAATTTATGGGCGGATTTTGTGCATACAATTTTACATCAGGCCCTGCAGCTGGTAAATTCTGCTGGGATCGACAGCCTGAATATAGTGCATACAGAGAAAGTAGCTTTGGCCATGGGATCCTAGAG GTAAAGAACGAAACTCATGCATTGTGGACATGGCATAGGAATCAAGACATGTACGACGAGGCTGGCGATCAGATTTATATTGTAAGGCAACCTGATAGGTGCCTAGTTGAATAG